One Maribacter cobaltidurans genomic window carries:
- a CDS encoding VCBS repeat-containing protein: protein MLLNIGCDKTTPLFKIKTPQETGIHFSNELVLSDELTVLDFEYMYNGAGVGVADFDLDGLQDIYFTANMSSNTLYRNLGNWQFEDITSSSKTGTKNWSNGVAIVDINQDNYPDIYISRGGPRGATSEEKANLLFINNSSKGQGLTFTESAAEWGLDDDAYSVQAAFFDYDLDGDLDMYLLNNALVDFNRNTARPLEKTGKAPSMDKLFRNNGDNTFTDVSKDANILIEGFGLGVEIFDFNADGWPDVYISNDFLTPDILYINQKDGTFENEINQYFEHLTFNGMGNDIADINNDGLMDVVVLDMLPEENKRLKLTMVGNRYDQFNLGVSFGYEPQYIRNTLQLNNGNGTFSEIGQMVGVSATEWSWSPLIADFDQDGFRDLYITNGYRQDVTNLDFMDYGNTILTMGTEEANRKARIDELNKLPEIKIKNYFYRNNGELGFQNITEKAGFNEPTYSNGSAYADFDNDGDLDLVVNNIDDPAGLYENQSDQNPLRNYIRFKFNGTSKNRDGLGSQVEIRYSQKKQVGYNTPYRGYLSSVEPGMHFGLGDVKKIDTVIVTWPDGKKQILKDLLTGQEYDLDYKKASELDSNQIKANEGTPYKFYPKDTTLIHFVHQEDNFVDYKVQALLPHMHSRNGPGLAVADINGDGLEDFFVGGAAGQSGALMIQQGDGQFDTISLQAPEYEDMGSLFFDADNDGDQDLYVVSGGSSFNENNELYEDRFYENDGMGTFKRNYGLPKNSASGAVVASADYDRDGLMDLFVGGRVSPGEYPLIPQSTLLKNNSKNGKITFDEDVSNAQLKDLGMVTAALWTDFNNDNWPDLIVVGEFMPIRIFENTKGVLKEITDTANLKNSHGWWNSISTGDFDEDGDMDYILGNFGLNNRYEISSEEPLRIYAKDFDKNGQIDPVMSYYIKGEQYVAHTRNDLIKQITAMRARFRTYADYAEATFKESFLEEELENAYIVKSETFANSYLENLGNGKFKLSTLPKMAQTAPMYGTLVGDYNNDGHLDVLAVGNFYSGEVFSGQYDASIGWFLAGNGTGNFRLIESKESGFFVKGDAKSLVNLRYGDQELILAGINNGPLAVMEYEGPSAKFYHPKDNEVAAIIKHADGSVQRFEFLRSSGYLSQPSRVFPIPRNATSVIVIDNQGNEQEIGPVQ from the coding sequence GTGCTTTTAAATATAGGATGCGATAAGACCACTCCTTTATTTAAGATAAAGACACCGCAGGAAACGGGGATTCATTTTTCGAATGAACTTGTATTATCAGACGAGTTGACGGTTCTTGATTTTGAATATATGTATAATGGGGCTGGAGTTGGGGTGGCCGATTTCGATTTGGATGGCTTGCAGGATATATACTTTACTGCCAATATGTCTAGCAATACATTATATAGAAATTTAGGTAATTGGCAATTTGAGGACATTACATCATCCTCCAAAACAGGAACAAAAAATTGGTCAAATGGAGTAGCTATAGTGGATATAAACCAAGACAATTATCCTGATATATATATTAGCCGAGGTGGACCTCGTGGTGCTACTAGCGAAGAAAAGGCAAATTTACTTTTTATAAATAATAGTAGTAAAGGCCAAGGTTTGACCTTTACCGAATCTGCGGCAGAGTGGGGTTTAGATGATGATGCATATTCTGTACAAGCAGCTTTTTTTGATTATGATTTGGATGGGGATTTGGACATGTACTTGCTAAATAATGCATTGGTTGACTTTAATCGCAATACAGCGCGACCATTGGAAAAAACGGGTAAGGCTCCGTCTATGGACAAATTGTTCAGAAACAACGGCGATAACACTTTCACGGATGTGTCTAAGGATGCCAATATTTTAATTGAAGGTTTTGGCCTTGGAGTGGAAATATTCGATTTTAATGCAGATGGATGGCCCGATGTCTATATTTCCAATGATTTTCTTACTCCGGATATACTCTATATTAACCAAAAAGATGGAACATTTGAAAATGAAATAAACCAGTATTTTGAACATTTGACCTTCAACGGTATGGGCAATGATATAGCAGATATCAATAATGATGGTCTCATGGATGTTGTGGTACTTGATATGCTACCAGAGGAAAACAAACGCTTGAAACTTACCATGGTTGGCAACCGGTATGATCAGTTTAATTTAGGGGTGTCATTTGGATATGAACCTCAATACATTAGGAATACGTTACAGTTAAATAACGGAAACGGAACTTTTAGTGAGATAGGTCAAATGGTAGGAGTTTCTGCTACCGAATGGAGTTGGAGCCCACTTATTGCGGATTTTGATCAAGATGGTTTTAGGGACCTTTATATTACCAATGGCTATAGGCAAGATGTCACCAATCTGGACTTTATGGATTATGGCAACACTATACTTACGATGGGTACCGAAGAAGCCAATAGAAAAGCTAGAATAGATGAATTGAATAAGCTACCGGAAATTAAGATCAAAAACTATTTTTATAGAAATAATGGTGAATTAGGATTTCAAAATATTACGGAAAAAGCTGGTTTTAATGAACCAACGTATTCCAATGGATCCGCTTATGCAGATTTTGATAATGATGGGGATTTGGACTTGGTTGTAAATAATATTGATGATCCTGCGGGATTATATGAAAATCAGAGTGACCAAAATCCATTAAGGAATTATATTCGATTTAAATTTAATGGAACTTCCAAAAATAGGGATGGCCTTGGGAGTCAAGTTGAAATTCGCTACAGTCAAAAAAAACAAGTTGGGTATAACACGCCCTATAGGGGTTATCTTTCCTCTGTGGAGCCTGGAATGCATTTTGGGCTAGGTGATGTCAAAAAAATAGATACGGTTATTGTTACTTGGCCAGATGGTAAAAAGCAGATTTTGAAGGATCTTCTTACTGGTCAGGAGTATGACCTAGATTACAAAAAGGCATCGGAATTGGATTCAAATCAGATTAAGGCGAACGAAGGGACTCCGTATAAATTCTATCCCAAAGACACTACCTTAATTCATTTTGTCCATCAGGAAGATAATTTTGTGGATTATAAGGTCCAGGCCTTATTGCCGCACATGCATTCCAGAAACGGGCCGGGTCTTGCTGTTGCGGACATTAATGGAGACGGATTGGAAGATTTTTTTGTTGGAGGTGCCGCAGGACAATCGGGAGCCCTTATGATACAGCAGGGGGATGGGCAATTTGACACAATAAGTCTCCAAGCCCCAGAATATGAAGACATGGGCTCTTTGTTTTTTGATGCGGATAACGATGGTGATCAGGATTTATATGTGGTTAGTGGGGGCAGTAGTTTTAACGAAAACAATGAACTATATGAGGACCGATTCTATGAAAATGACGGTATGGGCACTTTTAAAAGAAATTATGGTTTGCCCAAAAACAGTGCTAGTGGTGCTGTAGTGGCTTCGGCAGATTATGATCGGGATGGTTTAATGGATCTTTTTGTTGGCGGAAGGGTGAGCCCGGGGGAATATCCCCTTATTCCCCAAAGCACACTTCTAAAAAACAATAGCAAGAATGGGAAAATAACATTTGATGAAGATGTAAGTAATGCCCAATTGAAGGATTTGGGAATGGTAACGGCCGCACTGTGGACCGATTTCAACAATGATAATTGGCCTGATTTGATTGTGGTCGGGGAATTTATGCCCATACGTATCTTTGAGAATACCAAGGGGGTATTAAAGGAAATAACGGATACAGCCAATCTTAAAAATAGTCATGGTTGGTGGAACAGCATAAGTACTGGAGATTTTGATGAGGATGGTGATATGGACTATATTCTTGGAAACTTTGGTTTGAATAATCGCTACGAAATAAGTTCGGAGGAACCCCTTCGTATTTACGCCAAGGATTTCGATAAAAATGGACAGATTGATCCGGTAATGAGCTATTATATAAAAGGGGAGCAATATGTGGCCCACACACGAAACGACCTTATCAAGCAAATTACGGCCATGAGGGCTAGGTTTAGGACCTATGCCGATTATGCAGAAGCTACTTTTAAGGAATCCTTTCTGGAAGAGGAACTGGAGAACGCTTACATTGTTAAAAGTGAGACCTTTGCCAATAGCTATTTGGAGAATTTGGGAAATGGTAAGTTTAAGCTATCCACATTACCCAAAATGGCGCAAACAGCTCCGATGTATGGCACCTTGGTGGGCGATTATAACAATGATGGTCATTTGGATGTACTTGCTGTGGGCAATTTTTATAGCGGTGAAGTATTTTCAGGGCAATATGATGCCTCCATTGGTTGGTTTCTAGCGGGTAATGGAACCGGGAACTTTAGGCTTATTGAATCTAAAGAAAGTGGTTTTTTTGTAAAAGGGGATGCCAAGTCATTGGTCAATCTTAGATATGGAGATCAGGAGCTTATATTAGCTGGGATCAACAACGGACCTCTTGCTGTTATGGAATATGAGGGCCCGTCAGCTAAATTTTATCATCCCAAAGACAATGAGGTTGCAGCAATAATCAAACATGCAGATGGTTCGGTTCAGAGATTTGAATTCCTTCGTTCCTCTGGATATTTGTCCCAACCCAGTAGGGTATTTCCAATTCCAAGGAATGCTACTTCCGTAATTGTTATTGATAATCAGGGTAATGAACAAGAAATAGGGCCAGTTCAATGA
- a CDS encoding Gfo/Idh/MocA family protein codes for MKSSKNKTDVNPNTSRRGFCKNTALVGAGMLLPGLEMSAMVNVLNNKKLKLAVVGCGGRGTGAANQALKADENIELVAMADAFQDQLDNSLMNLQKEFEGTKKVNVKDAHKYVGLDAYKKAIDMADVVILATTPGFRPYHFEYAINAGKHVFMEKPVAVDAPGIRKVLEMAKVAKEKKLNVVVGLQRHYQNNYLAIADKIKEGSVGKIVSGQVYWNSAGVWVRPRKEGQTELEYQMRNWYYFNWLCGDHILEQHIHNIDVANWFIGEYPISAQGMGGRQIRTGKDHGEIFDHHFVEFTYPSGAVIASQCRHQPDTWSKVGENFQGTKGSIEMNDAGAASIVGLDGEKMFDYRNRNDPNPYQVEHDRLFASIRNNEVISDAENGAKSTMTAIMGRMATYSGKVITWEDALASTKLLMPSEITWESTPPSVPGPDGLYPIPTPGVTDVLS; via the coding sequence ATGAAAAGTTCAAAGAACAAAACCGATGTAAACCCAAATACTTCCAGAAGGGGATTTTGTAAAAACACAGCTCTTGTAGGCGCAGGTATGCTCCTACCTGGATTGGAGATGAGTGCTATGGTCAATGTTTTAAACAATAAGAAATTAAAACTTGCCGTGGTCGGTTGTGGCGGACGTGGCACTGGTGCTGCCAACCAAGCCTTAAAGGCCGATGAAAATATAGAATTGGTGGCTATGGCCGATGCTTTCCAAGACCAATTGGACAATAGTCTTATGAACCTTCAAAAAGAATTTGAAGGCACCAAAAAAGTCAATGTTAAGGATGCCCATAAATATGTGGGTCTGGATGCCTATAAAAAAGCCATAGATATGGCAGATGTGGTCATTTTAGCAACTACGCCCGGTTTTAGACCGTACCACTTTGAATACGCCATAAATGCAGGAAAACATGTATTCATGGAAAAACCGGTGGCCGTAGATGCACCGGGAATCCGTAAAGTATTGGAAATGGCCAAGGTGGCCAAAGAAAAAAAATTGAACGTCGTGGTTGGGCTGCAGCGCCATTATCAGAACAATTATTTGGCCATTGCGGACAAAATAAAAGAAGGTAGTGTAGGTAAAATAGTTTCTGGCCAGGTCTATTGGAACAGTGCCGGTGTTTGGGTAAGACCAAGAAAAGAAGGGCAAACAGAACTTGAATATCAAATGCGCAACTGGTATTACTTTAACTGGCTTTGCGGGGACCATATATTGGAACAACATATACACAATATAGATGTAGCCAACTGGTTCATTGGCGAGTATCCCATCTCAGCACAGGGCATGGGGGGAAGACAAATAAGAACAGGAAAGGACCATGGCGAAATATTTGATCACCATTTTGTTGAGTTCACCTATCCTAGTGGGGCGGTCATTGCCAGCCAATGTCGTCACCAACCTGATACTTGGTCCAAAGTGGGAGAGAATTTTCAAGGTACGAAAGGTAGTATTGAAATGAACGATGCCGGTGCCGCCAGTATTGTTGGATTGGACGGTGAAAAAATGTTCGATTACCGCAATCGTAACGACCCTAATCCTTACCAAGTGGAGCATGACCGATTATTCGCATCCATCCGAAACAATGAGGTTATCAGTGATGCAGAGAATGGTGCAAAAAGTACCATGACAGCAATTATGGGACGTATGGCGACCTACTCCGGAAAAGTGATTACCTGGGAAGATGCCTTGGCATCTACAAAGCTACTGATGCCCAGTGAGATTACTTGGGAATCGACCCCTCCAAGTGTTCCGGGACCGGATGGATTATACCCTATTCCGACGCCAGGAGTTACAGATGTTTTGAGTTAG
- a CDS encoding acyltransferase family protein, whose protein sequence is MEVSNQKLSNRLFSLDVFRGFTMFLLIAEAAGFHHNFYDFAKDTFLEPVALQLHHHPWHGLRFWDLIQPFFMFIVGVAMPFSLRKRLAMGSRGEVTKHILKRCFLLFSFGVLLHCVYSHELVWELWNVLVQLAFTILIAYAIMNLPHKYQLLISVGLLVLTEVLYRMYDFQNPYNNGESFGSFMDMVLMGKINNGGWVTINFIPTAAHTIWGVVCGQLLLSKRSEHEKLKLFVIGAFILLLSGYMLDLTGITPIVKRIATTSFTLVSGGYTLLALALFYWYIDVRNNHKKWLQIFAVVGTNSIFIYLFSETVGIQWFRGFGLIFTEGIFGALNFPEDLILVLNALFVLFIFWYITYFLNKHKIYFKI, encoded by the coding sequence ATGGAAGTATCAAACCAAAAATTATCCAATCGTTTATTCTCATTAGATGTCTTTAGGGGCTTCACCATGTTTTTACTCATTGCGGAAGCGGCCGGTTTCCATCACAATTTTTATGATTTTGCCAAGGATACCTTCTTAGAGCCCGTGGCATTGCAATTACACCATCATCCATGGCACGGGCTGCGTTTTTGGGATTTGATTCAACCATTTTTTATGTTCATTGTGGGAGTTGCCATGCCATTTTCTTTGCGAAAAAGGCTTGCAATGGGTTCTAGAGGTGAAGTAACCAAACATATCCTTAAGCGTTGTTTTCTATTGTTTTCGTTTGGTGTTTTATTGCACTGTGTCTATAGTCATGAGTTGGTTTGGGAATTATGGAACGTATTGGTACAATTGGCATTCACAATTCTTATTGCATATGCGATTATGAACCTTCCCCATAAATATCAGCTTTTAATATCCGTGGGATTGCTTGTTCTTACAGAGGTATTGTATAGAATGTATGACTTCCAGAATCCGTATAATAATGGGGAGAGCTTTGGATCCTTCATGGATATGGTTTTGATGGGCAAAATTAATAATGGCGGTTGGGTCACCATAAATTTCATCCCAACAGCCGCACACACTATATGGGGCGTTGTTTGTGGACAATTATTACTGTCAAAACGTTCAGAACATGAGAAATTGAAATTGTTCGTGATAGGGGCTTTTATTTTACTACTAAGTGGCTATATGCTAGATTTGACGGGTATAACTCCTATTGTAAAAAGAATAGCAACAACTTCGTTTACCTTGGTTTCTGGTGGATATACCCTTTTAGCCTTGGCTTTATTCTATTGGTATATAGACGTACGTAATAATCATAAAAAATGGTTGCAGATTTTTGCTGTTGTAGGTACCAATTCTATTTTTATTTATCTGTTTTCGGAAACAGTGGGCATACAATGGTTTAGAGGTTTCGGGCTAATATTTACTGAAGGAATTTTTGGTGCACTCAACTTTCCTGAAGACTTGATACTTGTCCTAAATGCCCTCTTTGTGCTCTTCATTTTCTGGTATATAACTTACTTTTTAAATAAGCACAAAATTTATTTTAAAATTTGA
- a CDS encoding glycoside hydrolase family 31 protein, with protein sequence MRKTLLVLLIVMSTFKAFTQHGEKVEIAMLKGEYWWGGLSAIGYNTPYDSTSIATLDLWGDNKGNQAQPLLLSSKGRYVWSEYPIKYSFEKGKITVTTRSGEIQFGSAGKNLLDAFNFAVSNFFPPNGKIPDELLFTKPQYNTWIELTYNQNEDDILEYAQAIIDKGYPPGVLMIDDNWQESYGTWEFSPRRFKDPKSMIKKLHNMGFKVMLWVCPFVSADTEVFRHLAKEGMLLLDGDKTQEVLWANTKNKAAIIRWWNGASACLDLSNPKTQDWFEDRLKYLMDEYGVDGFKFDAGDADFYTNDILSFVPGLSPNDHTTYFAKLGLQFPLNEYRASWKMAGLPLAQRLRDKNHNWNDLQKLIPDLMSQSIMGYAYTCPDMIGGGEYQSFQNVTTIDEELVVRSAQVHALMPMMQFSVAPWRVLSEENNRICLEAALLHVKMGPLILNLAKKASRTGEPIVKPMALAYPNSGYENINDQFVLGDQILVAPVVQKGRRNRKVILPKGTWTDDKGKKYRGGRSVEIEVPMNRIPYFTKK encoded by the coding sequence ATGAGAAAAACACTGTTGGTTTTATTGATAGTAATGTCAACTTTTAAAGCATTTACCCAACACGGGGAAAAAGTTGAAATAGCAATGCTAAAAGGCGAGTATTGGTGGGGTGGGCTTAGTGCTATTGGTTATAATACCCCTTATGATTCAACTAGCATTGCAACCCTTGATCTTTGGGGAGATAATAAAGGAAACCAAGCACAACCTTTACTTCTGTCAAGCAAAGGAAGGTATGTTTGGAGTGAATATCCAATAAAGTATTCCTTTGAGAAAGGAAAAATAACCGTAACCACCAGATCTGGAGAAATCCAATTTGGAAGTGCCGGTAAGAATTTGTTGGATGCTTTCAACTTTGCCGTTTCCAATTTTTTTCCTCCAAATGGAAAAATTCCTGATGAACTTTTATTTACAAAACCACAATATAACACTTGGATAGAACTGACCTATAACCAAAATGAGGATGACATTTTAGAATATGCCCAGGCAATAATCGATAAAGGATACCCCCCTGGAGTACTCATGATAGATGACAACTGGCAGGAAAGCTATGGCACATGGGAGTTTTCCCCAAGACGATTCAAGGACCCGAAATCAATGATTAAAAAACTCCACAATATGGGTTTTAAGGTTATGCTATGGGTATGCCCTTTTGTAAGTGCAGATACTGAAGTTTTCAGACATTTAGCAAAAGAAGGAATGTTGTTGCTGGATGGAGATAAAACACAGGAGGTATTATGGGCAAACACAAAAAACAAAGCGGCAATCATTCGCTGGTGGAATGGGGCAAGTGCTTGCCTAGATTTAAGCAATCCAAAAACACAGGACTGGTTTGAAGATAGACTAAAATATTTGATGGATGAATATGGAGTTGATGGATTCAAATTTGATGCAGGCGATGCCGATTTTTACACGAATGATATTTTGTCATTTGTACCGGGATTAAGTCCAAATGATCATACAACTTATTTTGCAAAATTGGGATTGCAGTTTCCTTTGAATGAGTATAGAGCGTCTTGGAAAATGGCAGGGTTGCCCTTAGCACAGCGACTAAGGGATAAAAATCATAATTGGAATGACCTTCAAAAACTTATTCCAGATTTAATGTCTCAAAGTATTATGGGCTATGCATACACATGTCCTGATATGATTGGTGGAGGTGAATATCAATCATTTCAAAATGTTACCACTATAGATGAAGAATTGGTGGTGCGTTCCGCCCAAGTACACGCCCTGATGCCAATGATGCAATTTTCTGTTGCACCTTGGCGGGTCCTTTCAGAAGAAAACAACAGAATATGCCTTGAAGCCGCTTTACTGCATGTTAAAATGGGGCCATTAATTCTAAATTTGGCAAAAAAAGCTTCAAGGACCGGGGAACCCATCGTAAAACCAATGGCCTTAGCATATCCAAATAGTGGTTATGAAAACATAAATGACCAATTTGTGCTAGGGGATCAAATATTAGTTGCTCCTGTTGTTCAAAAAGGAAGGCGTAATCGCAAGGTAATTTTACCAAAAGGCACATGGACAGATGATAAAGGTAAAAAATACAGAGGAGGAAGATCCGTTGAAATTGAAGTTCCCATGAATCGCATACCCTACTTTACCAAGAAATAA
- a CDS encoding VCBS repeat-containing protein has product MKRSYASLVVLIGIFSIVISCGRKDPKLFRLLSPKDTGLEFENTIIENDSVNVFEFMNIYTGAGVAVGDINNDGLPDVYLSGNMVSGRLFLNKGGLKFEDISETAGILNSSWGTGVTMVDINQDGLLDIYLCVSGGAQESERANLLYINKGDLTFEEKASEYGLADTRQSMHAAFFDYDKDQDLDMYLLVNPAAYEQSVNVSQQRKLNGESISNDRLYRNEGNGTFKDVTMDAGILTEGYGLGIGVSDINNDSWPDIYISNDFIGSDLLYINQKDGTFKNKLSEYINHTSYAGMGNDVADINNDGKSDILVLDMRPEDNKRQKLIISSTGYDRFQLMLNAGYDPQYSRNTLQLNRGMGEFSEIGFMSGVSSTDWSWSPLLADYDNDGFKDLYVTNGFLRDLGNLDYINYQNIYDNPLGDYEAKLRKKLESIRNLPAAKLNNYAYRNKGDVTFENVTEAWGIDTPSCSNGAAYADLDNDGDLDLIVNNVNQPAFLFENTADVFGDRNYLRIQLKGQKGNLDGIGSTIQITTDSITQYYEHYLSRGYESAVDRTVHFGIGKYNSIDSLKITWPDEREQILTNVKANQLLTLNQSSAKIKEGAIGAGSYDSPLFTNVTDSLEISYNHKEDPMVDFKIQSILPHMHSRNGPGIAVGDVNNDDMDDFYIGGAAGFPGKLFLQNSMGQFSTSSFTPEAHFEDMGALFFDADGDEDLDLYVVSGGVSLDNERPSYQDRLYINDGSGNFTRFFDFPDINSSGSVVTASDFDHDGDLDLFIGGRVTPGSYPTPAKSYLLENILDSKTGKMGFKDISASIDNWSKLTMVTSALWSDYDNDGWTDLMVVGEFMPITLFHNNQGKLVHIAPEKAGLLDTSGWWNSLVGGDFDNDGDIDYLLGNVGLNNRYNVSKNTPVSIYAKDFDKNGKIDPVMSYYTDGDEYIVHSRDEIIGQINAMRARFKTYESYSDVTFKEAFLPEEIEGSYILRSSLFESSFLENLGNGQFSIKALPKSCQIGPIEGILVEDFDRDGNLDALLTGNSYTTEVSIGRYDAIKGIVLKGNGKGQFSTLPIEKSGFFNDWDASALTRLTNAEGTMYVLVANNDAALKIFELNNQEKGLFSSIKVPANIVSAEIVLNNGTSYKREFYLGEGYLSQNSRSILLNDIIKAIKLKDNQGNIRTVYDNDSLQ; this is encoded by the coding sequence ATGAAAAGGAGTTACGCATCGCTAGTTGTTCTAATAGGAATATTTTCCATTGTTATTTCCTGTGGTCGTAAGGATCCTAAATTGTTTAGACTGCTATCGCCAAAAGATACCGGTTTGGAATTTGAAAATACGATCATTGAGAATGACAGCGTCAATGTGTTTGAATTCATGAACATATATACAGGTGCAGGGGTAGCGGTAGGGGATATTAACAATGATGGTTTACCGGATGTTTATTTAAGTGGTAATATGGTATCCGGGCGACTCTTTTTGAACAAAGGGGGGCTTAAGTTTGAGGATATCAGTGAAACGGCTGGAATTCTTAATTCCAGTTGGGGAACAGGGGTTACTATGGTAGATATCAATCAAGACGGATTGTTGGACATTTATTTATGTGTATCTGGAGGAGCTCAAGAATCCGAGAGAGCTAATTTGTTGTATATAAATAAGGGTGATTTAACTTTTGAAGAAAAGGCTTCGGAATATGGCCTCGCGGATACCAGGCAATCCATGCACGCTGCATTCTTCGATTATGATAAAGACCAAGATTTGGACATGTATTTATTGGTCAATCCAGCGGCTTACGAACAAAGTGTTAATGTAAGTCAACAAAGAAAGCTGAACGGTGAATCCATAAGCAATGACCGCCTATACAGAAATGAGGGGAATGGGACGTTCAAAGATGTGACTATGGATGCCGGAATACTTACGGAAGGGTATGGCCTAGGAATAGGTGTTTCGGATATCAACAATGATAGTTGGCCAGACATTTATATATCCAACGACTTCATAGGTAGTGATTTACTTTACATTAACCAGAAAGACGGAACTTTTAAAAATAAACTCAGTGAATACATTAACCATACCTCCTATGCCGGGATGGGAAATGATGTAGCCGATATTAACAATGATGGTAAGTCTGATATACTCGTGCTGGATATGAGACCCGAAGACAATAAAAGACAAAAGTTAATTATTTCATCCACAGGATATGATAGGTTTCAATTGATGTTGAATGCAGGATATGATCCACAGTATAGTCGTAATACATTACAACTTAATAGGGGTATGGGAGAGTTCAGTGAAATCGGTTTTATGTCAGGGGTCAGTAGTACGGATTGGAGCTGGAGCCCCCTTTTAGCGGATTATGATAATGATGGTTTTAAGGATCTTTATGTGACCAACGGGTTTTTAAGGGATCTGGGGAACTTGGATTATATCAACTATCAAAATATCTATGACAATCCTTTGGGTGATTACGAAGCCAAGCTTCGGAAGAAACTTGAATCCATTCGTAATTTGCCAGCCGCCAAATTGAATAATTATGCCTATCGAAATAAGGGAGATGTTACTTTTGAAAATGTAACTGAGGCGTGGGGCATTGATACGCCCAGTTGCTCGAATGGGGCTGCCTATGCTGATTTGGACAATGATGGGGATTTGGATTTAATCGTAAACAATGTAAATCAACCGGCTTTTTTATTTGAGAACACTGCAGACGTATTTGGGGACAGAAATTATTTGCGTATACAACTAAAAGGCCAGAAGGGTAACCTGGACGGCATAGGTTCCACTATCCAAATTACGACAGACAGCATTACCCAATACTATGAACATTATCTTAGTCGGGGATACGAATCTGCGGTTGACCGTACCGTGCATTTTGGCATTGGAAAATACAACTCCATTGATTCCCTTAAAATTACCTGGCCAGACGAAAGGGAACAAATACTGACCAATGTAAAGGCCAATCAGTTGTTGACACTCAATCAATCATCGGCAAAGATCAAGGAGGGTGCAATAGGCGCTGGAAGTTATGATTCTCCTTTGTTCACTAATGTTACGGATTCCTTGGAGATATCTTATAACCATAAGGAAGACCCTATGGTAGATTTTAAGATTCAATCTATTTTACCTCATATGCACTCTCGAAATGGACCTGGAATTGCCGTAGGCGATGTTAACAATGATGATATGGATGATTTCTATATTGGGGGTGCTGCAGGATTTCCAGGAAAGTTGTTCTTGCAAAATTCTATGGGGCAATTTAGTACTAGCTCCTTTACCCCAGAAGCCCATTTTGAAGATATGGGTGCGCTTTTCTTTGATGCGGATGGAGACGAAGACCTAGATTTATACGTAGTAAGTGGAGGGGTTTCATTGGATAATGAACGTCCATCTTATCAAGATCGCCTATACATCAATGACGGTTCAGGTAATTTTACTCGCTTTTTTGATTTTCCAGATATAAATTCCAGTGGTTCAGTGGTTACGGCTTCGGATTTTGATCATGATGGCGATTTGGATTTATTTATTGGTGGAAGAGTAACCCCGGGATCTTATCCAACACCCGCAAAAAGTTATCTACTGGAAAATATTTTGGATTCCAAAACGGGAAAAATGGGGTTTAAAGATATTAGTGCTTCCATAGATAATTGGAGTAAACTTACCATGGTTACCTCGGCCCTATGGAGCGATTATGATAATGATGGCTGGACAGACCTTATGGTTGTAGGTGAATTTATGCCCATTACCCTATTTCATAACAACCAAGGTAAATTAGTACATATAGCTCCAGAAAAGGCCGGTTTGTTGGATACTAGCGGATGGTGGAATAGCTTGGTGGGTGGCGATTTTGACAATGATGGTGACATTGATTATCTCTTGGGTAATGTGGGTCTAAACAATAGATATAATGTTTCAAAGAACACACCCGTGTCTATTTATGCCAAGGATTTTGATAAAAATGGGAAAATAGACCCAGTGATGAGCTATTACACTGATGGAGATGAATATATTGTACACTCACGGGATGAGATTATTGGTCAAATAAATGCCATGAGGGCCCGCTTTAAAACCTATGAATCCTATTCGGATGTTACCTTTAAAGAAGCCTTCCTCCCAGAAGAAATAGAAGGTAGCTACATATTGCGAAGCAGTCTTTTTGAAAGTTCATTTTTGGAAAATTTAGGTAATGGACAATTTTCAATTAAAGCTTTGCCTAAAAGCTGTCAAATAGGTCCAATTGAAGGTATCCTTGTTGAAGATTTTGATCGTGATGGTAATTTAGATGCATTATTAACAGGTAATTCATATACGACAGAAGTCTCGATAGGAAGGTATGATGCCATAAAGGGAATTGTTTTAAAAGGAAATGGTAAAGGACAATTCTCAACCTTACCTATCGAGAAAAGTGGTTTTTTTAATGATTGGGACGCCAGTGCATTGACTAGATTAACCAATGCAGAAGGTACTATGTATGTGCTTGTGGCCAATAATGATGCTGCTTTAAAAATCTTTGAACTTAATAATCAAGAAAAAGGCCTTTTCAGCAGTATCAAGGTTCCTGCAAATATAGTAAGTGCCGAGATTGTTTTAAATAATGGCACAAGCTACAAACGGGAATTTTATCTCGGTGAGGGTTACTTGTCGCAAAACAGCAGGAGTATCCTTTTGAATGATATTATTAAGGCCATAAAATTGAAGGATAACCAAGGCAATATTAGAACGGTGTATGATAATGATTCATTGCAGTAA